One window of the Sporichthya brevicatena genome contains the following:
- a CDS encoding helix-turn-helix domain-containing protein gives MERYEKKVLATPGAADRVKEIEDELRLAAGLTALREQAGLSQRELAKRIGVSQPRIAAIERARNVTLDVLEQYITAVGGRLELTVVKGDETIALTGLTPARTRRVRSVSPKRTIKSA, from the coding sequence ATGGAGCGCTACGAGAAGAAGGTCCTCGCGACTCCCGGTGCCGCTGACCGGGTCAAGGAGATTGAGGACGAACTGCGCCTTGCTGCGGGGCTGACCGCATTGCGGGAACAGGCCGGGTTGTCACAGCGGGAGCTCGCGAAGCGGATCGGGGTGAGTCAGCCTCGCATCGCAGCCATTGAACGGGCCCGGAACGTCACACTCGATGTGCTCGAGCAGTACATCACCGCCGTTGGCGGCCGACTCGAGCTTACGGTGGTCAAGGGCGACGAGACGATCGCGCTGACGGGCCTAACTCCGGCGAGGACACGTCGCGTCAGGAGCGTTTCTCCGAAGAGGACGATCAAGAGCGCATAA
- a CDS encoding type II toxin-antitoxin system RelE/ParE family toxin: protein MVSLSPGWIVEFHPACGEWAEQLDQADAEALLAAVRVLRDVGPALGRPLVDTVVASRHKNTKELRPGSTGRTEVRVLFAFDRVRRAILLVGGDKSEDWKGWYLRNIPVADERFEEHQAALANKGSADESRS from the coding sequence ATGGTATCGTTATCACCCGGTTGGATCGTCGAGTTTCATCCGGCTTGCGGGGAGTGGGCTGAGCAGCTCGACCAGGCAGACGCGGAAGCACTGCTGGCGGCGGTCAGGGTGCTCCGCGACGTCGGTCCTGCACTCGGTCGACCACTGGTGGACACCGTGGTGGCAAGCCGGCACAAGAACACGAAGGAACTGCGTCCGGGTTCGACAGGTCGCACGGAGGTGCGGGTCCTCTTCGCCTTCGATCGGGTGCGGAGGGCGATTCTCCTGGTCGGCGGAGACAAGAGCGAGGACTGGAAGGGCTGGTATCTCCGCAACATTCCGGTCGCAGATGAGCGCTTCGAGGAACACCAGGCGGCCTTGGCCAACAAGGGGTCGGCGGACGAGAGCAGAAGTTGA
- a CDS encoding ribbon-helix-helix domain-containing protein, producing the protein MHIELDDDLVAEVDRLAGPRGRSEFVRDALRAAVDRQLRAQSSRRAAGTVDDGHDWDCDCPPDWPAIPHRLIRSTATRPRRCTWRPPRGRGLPWSG; encoded by the coding sequence ATGCACATTGAGCTGGACGACGACCTCGTCGCCGAGGTCGACCGGCTCGCCGGCCCACGCGGGCGGAGCGAATTCGTCCGCGACGCGCTGCGCGCCGCAGTCGATCGCCAGTTGCGGGCCCAGTCGTCACGGCGGGCCGCCGGCACGGTCGACGACGGTCACGACTGGGACTGTGATTGTCCGCCCGATTGGCCGGCGATACCGCACCGCTTGATCAGGAGTACAGCGACTCGACCACGTCGCTGTACTTGGCGGCCACCACGCGGCCGCGGACTTCCATGGTCGGGGTGA
- a CDS encoding ABC transporter ATP-binding protein — protein sequence MSFRLRGVRAGYAGVPVLDGIDLTVPDRSVVALLGVNGAGKTTLLRAASGLIPLTEGTLEHDGDDVTGLRVEDLARRGICHVPEGRGVFPNLTVAHNLLLFAKPGRHDEALKRAVDAFPRLGERLTQLAGTMSGGEQQMLALARAYVQSPKVVLLDEVSMGLAPKIVDEIFAFLERLAAEGASLLLVEQYVERALAVADVVYLIDHGRVAFCGEPQELANRDVFAEYVGAGFVS from the coding sequence ATGAGCTTCCGGTTGCGTGGAGTGCGTGCCGGGTACGCCGGGGTTCCGGTGCTCGACGGGATCGACCTCACGGTGCCCGACCGCAGCGTGGTCGCACTGCTCGGCGTGAACGGTGCCGGGAAGACGACCCTCTTGCGTGCGGCCAGCGGTCTGATCCCGCTGACCGAGGGCACGCTCGAGCACGACGGTGATGACGTGACCGGGTTGCGCGTGGAGGATCTCGCCCGGCGCGGAATCTGCCACGTCCCGGAGGGGCGGGGCGTCTTCCCGAACCTCACGGTCGCCCACAACCTCCTCCTGTTCGCGAAGCCGGGGCGGCACGACGAAGCGCTGAAACGCGCCGTGGACGCCTTCCCGCGGCTGGGGGAGCGGCTCACGCAGCTCGCCGGGACGATGAGCGGCGGTGAGCAGCAGATGCTCGCCCTGGCCCGTGCCTACGTGCAGTCGCCCAAGGTGGTCCTGCTCGACGAGGTGTCGATGGGTCTCGCGCCGAAGATCGTCGACGAGATCTTCGCCTTCCTCGAGCGGCTCGCCGCTGAGGGCGCGTCACTCCTGCTTGTCGAGCAATACGTCGAGCGCGCCCTGGCGGTCGCGGACGTCGTCTACCTGATTGACCACGGTCGTGTGGCCTTCTGCGGCGAACCCCAAGAGCTGGCCAACCGCGACGTCTTCGCCGAGTATGTCGGCGCGGGATTCGTGAGCTGA
- a CDS encoding ABC transporter ATP-binding protein, with product MSAVHARVEGLEARNLVMRFGGLVAVDGMSLQAPRGRLTGLIGPNGAGKTTTFNMCSGLARPTSGTVLFDGSDVTHEPPHARALRGLGRTFQRMELFDSLTVRENLDLGREAGLAGGSPWRLVVSRPRDAADIRRRTERAAEVCGIVDLLDRVPADLSTGQRRLVELARVVAGEFSVLLLDEPSSGLDGRETTEFGAILRRLIVERSLGILLVEHDMALVMSVCDYLYVLDFGRPIFEGTPAEVAASDVVRAAYLGADGAADALEVLA from the coding sequence ATGAGTGCGGTGCACGCCCGGGTCGAGGGGCTGGAGGCACGCAACCTCGTCATGCGGTTCGGTGGACTCGTCGCGGTGGACGGGATGAGTCTCCAGGCACCCCGGGGCCGGTTGACCGGACTCATCGGGCCCAACGGCGCCGGGAAGACCACGACGTTCAATATGTGCTCCGGGCTCGCCCGGCCGACTTCCGGGACGGTGCTGTTCGACGGCTCCGACGTGACGCACGAACCGCCGCACGCCCGCGCGTTACGGGGGCTGGGGCGGACGTTCCAGCGCATGGAGTTGTTCGACAGCCTGACCGTCCGCGAGAACCTCGACCTCGGTCGCGAGGCCGGACTGGCGGGCGGCTCGCCGTGGCGGCTGGTGGTCTCGCGACCACGGGACGCCGCCGACATCCGGCGCCGCACCGAGCGAGCCGCGGAGGTGTGCGGGATCGTCGACCTGCTCGATCGGGTGCCGGCGGATCTCTCGACCGGTCAGCGTCGCCTGGTCGAACTCGCGCGCGTCGTCGCGGGCGAGTTCTCCGTGCTGCTGCTCGACGAACCCAGCAGTGGCTTGGATGGCCGGGAGACCACCGAGTTCGGAGCGATCCTGCGCCGCCTGATTGTCGAACGCAGCCTGGGCATCCTCCTGGTGGAGCACGACATGGCGCTCGTGATGAGCGTCTGCGACTACCTGTACGTCCTCGACTTCGGGCGGCCGATCTTCGAGGGTACGCCTGCCGAGGTCGCCGCGAGCGACGTCGTGCGGGCGGCGTACCTCGGAGCCGACGGAGCGGCCGATGCGCTGGAGGTGTTGGCATGA
- a CDS encoding ABC transporter permease has translation MNDYIPYVIVGITTGSLYGLAAMGLVLTYKTSGLFNIAYGAQCALSAFLFYSLREQAGVPWPIAALLVVVGFGTVFGLGLGGIAALLANVTTTYKIVGSVGLLVAIISFTNFAYGTQARPFEPFLPTGSVFTIKGNAVTMDNIVDLAVGVVAAVGLTLFFRATRTGVAMRGVVDDPSLLAMAGTSPVQVRRISWLIGSVFAAVSGLLFASVQQQLDIYILSLLVVQAFGAAAIGRFTSVPLAYCGGLLVGLIQNIVSKEAGSHESLSGLDTNTPFLVLFLVLLISRPGRLVEVGRQLRARGVPVSRMPARARRIGYGVLLFAALLVPHVVGTKITAWQIAATQVILFASLNLLVRTSGQISLCQVGFVAIGAAGFAHAQGSGLPWLFAVLVGVLWCVPAALVVSVPAIRLSGLYLGLATLGFGVLLAQYAYSKSWFFGSGVATARPDAFGLDGETRFYYLLMAFAVGAVALVLLIERTRLGRILRGMSDSPVALSTLGTSVRNARVIVFVISGALAGLSGALYASLFVSTTQEAYPYINSLISLAVLAIAGRRTVTVAVVGPILLTVLPLYVGNDKANSLLQVAFGLAAVLVAVNSNGQLRKLLERWTEVSADRTVGPAGTRTREALAGVDGVLPPQSRGDRPVRDAVGVGGS, from the coding sequence GTGAACGACTACATCCCTTACGTCATCGTCGGGATCACGACCGGCTCGCTCTACGGGCTGGCCGCCATGGGACTGGTCCTGACGTACAAGACCTCCGGTCTGTTCAACATCGCCTACGGCGCGCAGTGCGCGCTATCGGCGTTCCTGTTCTACTCGCTCCGCGAGCAGGCCGGCGTTCCGTGGCCGATCGCGGCGCTGCTCGTCGTCGTGGGCTTCGGGACGGTCTTCGGCCTCGGGCTCGGCGGGATCGCCGCCCTCCTGGCGAACGTGACCACGACCTACAAGATCGTCGGGTCCGTCGGGCTGCTGGTCGCGATCATCTCCTTCACGAACTTCGCCTACGGCACGCAGGCCCGGCCGTTCGAACCGTTCCTCCCCACCGGGTCCGTGTTCACGATCAAGGGCAACGCGGTGACGATGGACAACATCGTCGACCTCGCCGTCGGTGTGGTTGCCGCGGTCGGCTTGACCCTCTTCTTCCGTGCCACCCGTACTGGTGTCGCGATGCGCGGTGTGGTTGACGATCCGTCGCTTCTGGCGATGGCCGGGACGTCGCCGGTGCAGGTGCGGCGGATCTCCTGGTTGATCGGGTCGGTGTTCGCCGCCGTCTCCGGTCTGTTGTTCGCGTCCGTCCAGCAGCAGCTCGACATTTACATCCTGTCGCTGCTGGTCGTGCAGGCGTTCGGGGCCGCGGCGATCGGTCGGTTCACGTCCGTCCCGCTCGCGTACTGCGGTGGTCTGCTCGTCGGTCTGATTCAGAACATCGTGAGCAAGGAGGCCGGCTCGCACGAATCGCTGTCCGGCCTCGACACCAACACGCCGTTCCTCGTCCTTTTCCTCGTGCTGTTGATCAGCCGGCCCGGGCGGCTGGTCGAGGTGGGTCGCCAGCTGCGTGCCCGGGGCGTTCCGGTGAGTCGGATGCCGGCCCGGGCCCGCCGGATCGGTTACGGCGTGCTGCTGTTCGCGGCACTGCTCGTCCCGCACGTCGTTGGCACAAAGATCACCGCCTGGCAGATCGCCGCGACGCAGGTGATCCTCTTCGCCTCGCTGAACTTGCTCGTGCGGACGTCTGGCCAGATCTCGCTGTGCCAGGTCGGCTTCGTGGCGATCGGCGCGGCCGGGTTCGCCCACGCGCAGGGCTCAGGCCTGCCCTGGTTGTTCGCGGTGTTGGTGGGCGTTCTGTGGTGCGTGCCGGCGGCGCTGGTGGTCTCGGTCCCGGCGATCCGCCTGTCCGGCCTGTACCTCGGGCTGGCGACGCTCGGCTTCGGGGTACTGCTCGCGCAGTACGCCTACAGCAAGTCGTGGTTCTTCGGAAGCGGGGTCGCCACGGCTCGGCCGGATGCGTTCGGTCTGGACGGCGAAACGCGGTTCTACTACCTGCTGATGGCCTTCGCCGTGGGTGCGGTGGCGCTCGTGCTCCTCATCGAGCGCACCCGGCTCGGACGGATCCTTCGCGGGATGTCGGACTCCCCGGTCGCGTTGTCGACCCTGGGGACCAGCGTGCGCAACGCGCGCGTGATCGTGTTCGTGATCAGCGGAGCTCTCGCGGGTCTGTCCGGCGCGCTCTACGCATCGCTGTTCGTTTCGACGACGCAGGAGGCGTACCCGTACATCAACTCGCTGATCTCGCTGGCCGTCCTGGCCATCGCCGGGCGGCGGACCGTGACCGTCGCGGTCGTCGGCCCGATCCTGCTGACCGTCCTGCCGCTCTACGTCGGTAACGACAAGGCCAACTCGCTGCTGCAGGTCGCCTTCGGCCTCGCCGCCGTGCTGGTCGCGGTCAACTCGAACGGTCAGCTCCGCAAGCTGCTCGAACGGTGGACCGAGGTCTCCGCGGACCGGACGGTCGGGCCCGCCGGGACCCGGACCCGCGAGGCGTTGGCGGGGGTGGACGGAGTCCTGCCGCCGCAGTCTCGCGGTGACCGCCCAGTTCGCGACGCCGTCGGGGTAGGTGGGTCATGA